One window from the genome of Butyrivibrio proteoclasticus B316 encodes:
- a CDS encoding radical SAM mobile pair protein A — translation MSICIKDQIQNMNLVIGCTVGCPYCYARNNTRRYHIIDDFEKPQFFQGKLRMMEKKKPQNFLLTGMSDLSGWHEEWREEVFKKIAENPQHQFLFLTKRPDLLSFETDLDNAWFGVTVTRKSELWRIDALRSNVKAKKYHVTFEPLFDDPGKVDLTGIDWIVVGTMTGAKSRTVKTDPRWVYSLTEQAHELNIPVFWKEDLVPIMGEEMIQEMPDAFNKVLEEQRIWNNQKSK, via the coding sequence ATGAGTATTTGTATTAAAGATCAGATTCAGAACATGAATCTTGTTATAGGGTGCACTGTTGGATGTCCGTACTGCTATGCCAGAAACAATACGAGGCGTTATCACATCATAGATGATTTTGAAAAACCACAGTTTTTTCAAGGAAAGCTTCGTATGATGGAAAAGAAAAAGCCGCAGAATTTTCTGCTGACCGGCATGAGCGATCTCTCGGGCTGGCATGAGGAATGGAGAGAGGAAGTCTTTAAAAAGATAGCAGAGAATCCTCAGCACCAGTTTCTTTTTCTTACCAAACGACCGGATCTTCTGTCTTTTGAAACAGATCTTGATAATGCATGGTTTGGCGTTACAGTTACGAGAAAGTCTGAGTTATGGCGTATTGATGCACTGCGGAGCAATGTGAAGGCAAAAAAATATCATGTTACCTTTGAGCCTTTGTTCGATGATCCGGGTAAGGTTGATCTTACAGGCATTGACTGGATTGTGGTGGGAACCATGACAGGTGCAAAGAGCAGGACTGTTAAAACAGATCCCAGGTGGGTTTATTCATTGACAGAACAGGCTCATGAACTGAACATTCCTGTATTCTGGAAAGAAGATCTTGTTCCGATTATGGGAGAAGAAATGATACAGGAAATGCCGGATGCTTTTAACAAAGTGCTGGAGGAACAGAGAATATGGAACAACCAGAAATCAAAGTAA
- a CDS encoding radical SAM mobile pair system MarR family transcriptional regulator — protein sequence MKTNGGFLVTKIKQLGDRIFERILAEKNIDAFNGAQGRILYVLWQEDGVPIKIISEKSGLAITSLTTMLERMEKNGLISRKTDEADKRKTLLFLTDKAKELKEAYDSVSNEMGNIYYRDFTDKEILQFEEYLNRIRVNLEEWSDK from the coding sequence ATGAAGACAAATGGTGGATTTCTTGTTACAAAAATAAAACAGCTGGGTGATCGTATATTTGAAAGGATACTGGCAGAAAAAAACATTGATGCATTTAACGGAGCTCAGGGAAGGATTCTTTATGTCTTATGGCAGGAAGATGGTGTTCCTATTAAAATTATTTCCGAGAAAAGCGGACTTGCAATTACTTCACTTACGACCATGCTTGAGCGGATGGAAAAAAACGGACTGATAAGCCGCAAAACTGATGAAGCTGATAAGAGAAAAACTCTTCTGTTCCTCACAGATAAAGCCAAAGAACTTAAAGAAGCTTATGACTCCGTATCAAATGAGATGGGGAATATTTATTATCGTGATTTTACGGATAAAGAGATTCTTCAGTTTGAAGAGTATCTTAACCGCATCAGGGTAAACCTTGAGGAATGGAGTGACAAATGA
- a CDS encoding cupin domain-containing protein translates to MSNFKKVNVTEAPRTELHDALGLTGAEISINHLPAGAGVPFVHSHKNNEEIYLILSGKGKAVIDGEDVEIAKGDVVRISPEGKRQFLAAEDSELSYACIQVKAGSIGGFTAEDAVMY, encoded by the coding sequence ATGTCAAATTTCAAAAAAGTAAACGTAACAGAGGCTCCTAGAACAGAACTTCATGATGCTCTTGGTTTAACGGGAGCAGAGATAAGTATCAATCATCTTCCTGCAGGAGCAGGTGTTCCCTTTGTACACTCACATAAAAATAATGAGGAAATCTATCTTATTCTTTCCGGAAAGGGTAAGGCTGTAATTGATGGAGAGGATGTTGAAATCGCTAAAGGTGATGTGGTTAGAATTTCACCTGAAGGAAAGAGACAGTTTCTTGCTGCGGAAGATTCAGAGTTAAGCTATGCATGTATCCAAGTCAAGGCAGGTTCAATTGGTGGATTCACTGCAGAGGATGCAGTGATGTACTGA
- a CDS encoding winged helix-turn-helix transcriptional regulator yields MKSIYGQCPYATTQRVLQGKWAIVILFQLSTGTQRFNELERNIPDITRAMLTRQLRQLENDKLITRKVYAEVPPRVEYSLSEMGEKFRKVLDQIELFGFEYIKEIEKAEG; encoded by the coding sequence ATGAAAAGCATTTACGGTCAATGTCCTTATGCCACAACTCAAAGAGTCCTTCAAGGTAAGTGGGCCATAGTTATACTCTTTCAGCTTAGTACAGGAACACAACGTTTTAACGAACTTGAAAGGAATATTCCGGACATCACCAGAGCTATGCTGACCAGACAGTTAAGACAATTGGAAAATGACAAACTGATAACCAGAAAGGTATATGCCGAAGTTCCTCCCAGAGTTGAATATAGTCTTAGCGAAATGGGCGAAAAATTCAGGAAGGTCTTGGATCAGATTGAACTTTTCGGCTTTGAATATATTAAAGAAATAGAAAAAGCTGAAGGTTGA
- a CDS encoding serine hydrolase domain-containing protein, protein MDKDFRGNAYIVKHKEVLLNYSGGFADLANEIPNTIETRFASASMSKTFVAVGILQLIEAEKLKFEDTIGAILDFDLKHIDPCVTVRQLLNHTSGVPDYFDESVMGVIGKVVKTSIEEANMSGDKVNIDSLEAIAF, encoded by the coding sequence ATGGATAAAGATTTTAGAGGGAATGCATATATAGTAAAACACAAAGAAGTATTACTGAATTACAGCGGCGGGTTTGCTGACTTGGCAAATGAGATTCCCAATACGATTGAAACAAGATTTGCGTCTGCTTCCATGAGTAAGACTTTTGTTGCTGTGGGCATCTTGCAATTGATTGAAGCAGAGAAGCTGAAATTTGAAGATACTATCGGAGCAATTCTGGATTTTGATCTTAAACACATCGATCCCTGTGTGACAGTAAGACAACTATTGAATCACACTTCAGGAGTTCCGGACTATTTTGATGAATCAGTTATGGGAGTTATCGGAAAAGTCGTAAAAACCTCTATTGAGGAAGCAAATATGTCTGGAGACAAGGTTAATATAGATTCTCTTGAAGCTATCGCCTTTTGA
- a CDS encoding GNAT family N-acetyltransferase gives MNKQEIINMLDDFPYSRAEYWIITGSAMVIYGIREQTHDIDMGCTSKMADQLEADGYTFSLTESGNRKFEIGEYIEVFENWIKDKTDMVDNVPVISIKGLIMMKQELGRDKDKKDIALIKEYMSTKFELVENVLKPEDFVRLRVATGFADIPIEHAKKALRNGLINVSTLKDGEIVGMGRLVGDGAMYWYLQEIVVLPEYQGMGIGTMIVDHLVDYAMKNSSTGRFTTIGGVSAKGKEGFYQKLGFEVIPNGIRKMIEI, from the coding sequence ATGAACAAACAAGAGATTATTAATATGCTGGATGATTTTCCATATAGCCGCGCTGAATACTGGATAATAACTGGAAGTGCCATGGTTATATATGGAATCCGGGAGCAAACTCATGATATAGATATGGGATGCACATCTAAGATGGCAGATCAGCTTGAGGCAGATGGTTACACTTTTTCCTTAACCGAAAGCGGTAATAGAAAGTTTGAAATTGGAGAATATATAGAGGTATTTGAGAACTGGATCAAAGATAAAACTGATATGGTTGATAACGTTCCAGTCATTTCTATCAAAGGTCTCATTATGATGAAACAGGAACTTGGGAGAGATAAGGACAAAAAAGATATTGCACTGATCAAGGAATATATGAGCACTAAGTTTGAACTTGTCGAGAATGTTTTGAAACCAGAAGATTTTGTGAGGCTTAGAGTCGCTACAGGTTTTGCAGATATTCCTATAGAGCATGCGAAAAAGGCTCTCAGGAATGGACTTATAAATGTCTCTACCTTAAAAGATGGCGAAATTGTTGGAATGGGCAGACTTGTTGGTGATGGTGCGATGTATTGGTATCTGCAGGAAATAGTGGTTTTGCCTGAATATCAAGGTATGGGTATAGGAACCATGATTGTTGACCATCTCGTAGACTATGCTATGAAGAATTCATCTACAGGAAGGTTTACAACCATAGGTGGCGTTTCTGCTAAGGGAAAAGAAGGCTTTTATCAGAAACTTGGATTTGAAGTAATACCTAATGGTATAAGAAAGATGATAGAGATATAG
- a CDS encoding cysteine hydrolase family protein, with protein MSIDASVKSAFERGYRVIIPKGTNSTVDNDYMDAETTYKYYNEMMWPNRFADFVSLDEAIGMMERL; from the coding sequence TTGTCAATTGATGCTTCTGTGAAATCAGCTTTTGAAAGAGGCTATAGAGTAATTATTCCAAAGGGCACCAACTCTACTGTTGATAATGACTACATGGATGCGGAGACAACGTACAAGTACTACAATGAAATGATGTGGCCTAATAGATTTGCGGATTTTGTTTCTTTGGACGAAGCAATTGGAATGATGGAGAGACTATGA